One part of the Marinobacter sp. M3C genome encodes these proteins:
- the tusA gene encoding sulfurtransferase TusA — MENPEFDAELDARGLYCPEPVMMLHSRILDVPAGGILRVTATDPSTVRDIPRFCQFLGHELLAQNQPDGEFHFMIRRGG; from the coding sequence GTGGAAAATCCAGAATTTGATGCAGAACTCGATGCCCGGGGCCTATATTGCCCGGAACCGGTAATGATGCTGCACAGCCGTATTTTGGACGTGCCGGCGGGCGGCATTCTTCGGGTAACGGCAACAGACCCCTCCACTGTGCGTGACATTCCCCGGTTTTGTCAGTTTCTCGGCCACGAACTTCTAGCCCAGAACCAACCCGATGGCGAGTTCCATTTTATGATTCGTCGCGGCGGTTGA
- the dsbD gene encoding protein-disulfide reductase DsbD, with the protein MIVTATARQRPRAFCQLSALVALMVFLLAHNTAFAQQDATFSSWFGGSSASQGNFLPVDQALPFSYRTDGDALILEWDIAPEHYLYKSRISVTPVSADISLGELSFERLGIITNDEFFGEMAVFYDPIQARQPIQLPPGVTEAELQVSYQGCASAGLCYPPQTRDLLFYANSNGLSSAAPGEAINSNATSASSNSRPNPADAVSDTRSASGLAGFMSQQPTWLIVGVFFLLGLGLTFTPCVLPMIPIISSLVSGQNTRSSAHALVLASSYVLGMALTYAAAGVVTGLLGASFNLQAQLQSPVVLGVFAALFTVFALAMFDVFELQLPAFIRNPLSNASQNLSGGRIASLFGIGALSALVVSPCVSAPLAGSLLYISATQDAVIGGLALLAMGLGMGVPLIAVAVGGRKILPTSGAWMSTIKHGYGIMLLAVAIWLLERMLAPWLTLTLWGLLVAVVGVQLGAFDAAKAGLQRTRKGLGLVAFAWGMALLAGALAGASDPLRPLAPFTAGSVGSGAGSAASHANFQRTSEPQQIRQLLQQAQAAGKPALLDLYADWCIACKVMERNVFSDAQVIQALAPYSLIQLDMTANTPQQQALLDELGLFGPPGILFYNLSGQEIGNQRILGEMNRSEFLQHLSGVNIRD; encoded by the coding sequence ATGATTGTTACTGCCACAGCCCGGCAACGGCCTCGGGCTTTTTGCCAGCTAAGCGCGCTGGTCGCATTGATGGTGTTTTTGCTGGCGCACAACACCGCGTTCGCGCAACAGGATGCCACATTCTCAAGCTGGTTTGGCGGCAGCTCCGCCAGCCAAGGGAATTTTCTTCCTGTCGATCAGGCGCTGCCTTTTAGTTACCGCACCGACGGTGACGCGCTAATACTCGAGTGGGACATTGCGCCAGAGCACTATCTTTATAAGAGCCGTATTTCAGTAACCCCGGTCAGCGCGGACATCAGCTTGGGAGAGCTTAGCTTCGAACGCCTGGGCATTATCACCAACGACGAGTTTTTTGGCGAGATGGCGGTGTTTTACGATCCAATCCAGGCTCGACAACCGATTCAACTGCCCCCCGGGGTCACCGAAGCCGAGCTTCAGGTCAGCTATCAGGGCTGCGCCAGTGCCGGTTTGTGCTACCCGCCGCAAACCCGCGACCTGCTGTTTTATGCCAACAGTAATGGCTTAAGCAGTGCTGCGCCCGGCGAGGCGATCAATTCCAATGCCACGTCTGCCAGCAGCAACAGCCGCCCTAACCCAGCGGACGCTGTGTCCGATACTCGCAGCGCCAGTGGACTTGCCGGCTTTATGAGCCAACAGCCAACCTGGCTGATCGTTGGCGTATTTTTCCTGTTGGGCCTGGGGCTGACTTTTACTCCCTGCGTGCTACCCATGATACCCATCATTTCCTCGCTGGTGTCTGGCCAGAATACCCGCTCCAGCGCCCATGCTCTGGTGCTTGCGTCTAGTTACGTGCTGGGCATGGCGCTGACCTACGCCGCAGCCGGCGTGGTGACCGGTTTGCTGGGGGCCAGCTTTAACCTGCAAGCACAACTGCAGTCGCCCGTGGTACTGGGCGTATTCGCAGCGCTGTTCACCGTATTTGCGCTGGCCATGTTTGACGTTTTTGAATTACAACTACCGGCGTTTATCCGCAACCCTCTCAGCAATGCCAGCCAAAACCTGTCCGGCGGGCGCATTGCCAGCTTGTTTGGAATAGGTGCGCTGTCGGCGCTGGTGGTATCGCCTTGCGTGTCGGCGCCGCTGGCAGGCAGCCTGTTGTACATTTCCGCAACCCAGGACGCGGTCATCGGCGGTCTGGCGCTGCTGGCCATGGGCCTTGGTATGGGCGTACCGCTGATTGCTGTGGCGGTGGGTGGGCGCAAAATTCTGCCGACCTCGGGCGCCTGGATGTCGACGATCAAACACGGCTACGGCATTATGCTGCTGGCCGTCGCCATCTGGCTGCTGGAACGGATGCTTGCGCCTTGGCTTACTCTAACGCTGTGGGGCTTGCTGGTTGCCGTGGTGGGTGTTCAGTTGGGCGCCTTCGACGCCGCCAAAGCCGGCTTGCAACGCACCCGCAAGGGGCTTGGGCTAGTGGCCTTTGCTTGGGGTATGGCGCTGCTGGCGGGTGCACTGGCGGGTGCCAGCGATCCGCTGCGGCCGCTGGCACCGTTTACGGCGGGTAGCGTGGGCAGCGGCGCCGGCAGTGCGGCCAGCCACGCCAACTTCCAGCGCACCAGTGAACCGCAGCAGATACGCCAGCTTTTGCAACAGGCACAAGCAGCCGGTAAACCCGCGTTACTGGATTTGTACGCCGACTGGTGCATTGCCTGCAAGGTTATGGAGCGCAATGTATTCAGCGACGCCCAGGTAATTCAGGCACTGGCACCTTACAGTCTGATACAGCTTGATATGACGGCCAACACGCCACAGCAGCAGGCCCTGCTAGACGAGCTCGGTCTTTTCGGACCGCCGGGTATCTTGTTTTACAACTTGAGTGGTCAGGAAATCGGTAACCAACGTATTCTGGGAGAGATGAACCGCAGCGAATTTCTACAGCACCTGAGCGGCGTTAATATTCGCGACTGA
- the ccoN gene encoding cytochrome-c oxidase, cbb3-type subunit I, whose product MSTLNPNLTYNYKVVRQFAIMTVVWGIVGMALGVLIAAQLVWPALNFDLPFTHFGRLRPLHTNAVIFGFGGSALFATSYYVVQRTCQARLFSDKLAAFTFWGWTAIIISAAITLPMGLTSTKEYAELEWPIDIAIAIVWITYAVVFFGTITKRSMPHIYVANWFYGAFIITIAVLHIGNNLALPVSAFKSYSAYAGVTDAMMQWWYGHNAVGFFLTAGFLGMMYYFVPKQAGRPVYSYRLSIVHFWALIATYVWAGGHHLHYSALPDWAQTASMVMSLILLAPSWGGMINGMMTLSGAWHKLRTDPILRFLVVSLSFYGMSTFEGPMMSIKTVNALSHNTDWTIGHVHSGALGWVAMISIGAIYHLVPKLWGLKEMHSTNLINVHFWLATVGTVLYIVSMWVNGIMQGLMWRAVNEDGSLTYSFVEALEASYPGYFVRFLGGVLFLSGMLFMAYNVFVTIRQKEAVAENNAAVQAV is encoded by the coding sequence ATGAGCACATTGAATCCGAACCTGACATACAACTACAAGGTGGTAAGGCAGTTCGCCATCATGACGGTCGTATGGGGAATTGTTGGCATGGCTCTGGGTGTGCTGATTGCAGCACAGCTGGTTTGGCCGGCCCTCAATTTCGACCTTCCGTTTACCCACTTCGGCCGTTTGCGGCCGCTACACACCAACGCTGTTATCTTTGGCTTTGGTGGAAGTGCGTTGTTTGCAACGTCGTACTACGTCGTGCAGCGTACCTGTCAAGCACGCTTGTTTTCCGACAAGCTTGCTGCCTTCACGTTCTGGGGCTGGACAGCCATTATCATCTCCGCAGCCATCACTCTTCCCATGGGCCTGACGTCCACAAAAGAATATGCCGAACTTGAGTGGCCGATCGACATCGCAATTGCGATAGTGTGGATCACTTATGCGGTCGTCTTTTTTGGCACCATTACCAAGCGCAGCATGCCGCACATTTATGTGGCTAACTGGTTTTACGGTGCTTTCATTATTACCATCGCGGTTCTGCATATCGGTAATAATCTGGCGCTTCCGGTTAGTGCGTTCAAGTCCTACTCGGCCTATGCCGGTGTGACCGATGCGATGATGCAGTGGTGGTATGGTCACAACGCCGTAGGTTTCTTCCTGACGGCAGGCTTCCTGGGCATGATGTACTACTTCGTTCCCAAGCAGGCTGGCCGTCCGGTTTATTCTTATCGCTTGTCTATCGTTCACTTCTGGGCGCTGATTGCCACCTACGTATGGGCCGGTGGTCACCACCTGCACTACTCTGCCCTGCCAGACTGGGCCCAAACCGCCAGCATGGTTATGTCTCTGATTCTGCTTGCTCCATCCTGGGGTGGCATGATCAACGGCATGATGACGTTGTCCGGCGCATGGCACAAACTGCGTACCGATCCTATCCTGCGCTTCCTGGTGGTTTCCCTGTCGTTCTACGGCATGTCCACCTTTGAAGGCCCGATGATGTCAATCAAGACCGTTAACGCCTTGTCGCACAACACAGACTGGACCATTGGCCACGTGCATTCCGGTGCTCTGGGCTGGGTTGCCATGATCAGCATTGGTGCTATCTATCACCTGGTTCCAAAACTCTGGGGCTTGAAAGAGATGCACAGTACCAACCTGATCAACGTCCATTTCTGGCTTGCCACAGTGGGCACCGTATTGTACATCGTCTCCATGTGGGTTAACGGCATTATGCAGGGCCTGATGTGGCGTGCGGTTAACGAAGACGGCAGCCTGACATACAGCTTTGTGGAAGCTCTGGAAGCCTCTTACCCCGGCTACTTTGTCCGCTTCCTGGGTGGCGTGCTCTTCCTGAGCGGTATGCTGTTTATGGCGTACAACGTCTTCGTGACTATTCGTCAGAAAGAAGCCGTTGCCGAGAATAACGCCGCTGTCCAGGCCGTGTAA
- a CDS encoding elongation factor P hydroxylase, which yields MLFNGLFRQPRQTILVRGDDEPEYLPAGSGPAQVVFAHGYFSSALHEVSHWCIAGEYRRTLQDYGYWYCPDGRSREQQCAFEQVEVKPQALEWLFALACGWRFHISVDNLAGQGAANPQLFANQVVCQATEYLAQDDPDAGAGEFKNTPLSGFYNNIPCRAADFLHALMRFYGTEGSLTEALQKDARRVAPLWAAVGSDSRNTKDTETV from the coding sequence ATGCTATTTAATGGTTTGTTCCGTCAGCCTCGCCAGACTATTTTGGTGCGTGGCGACGACGAACCGGAATATTTGCCTGCTGGCTCAGGTCCGGCACAAGTGGTTTTTGCTCACGGCTATTTTTCCAGTGCCTTGCACGAAGTCAGCCATTGGTGCATTGCCGGTGAATACCGCCGTACGCTGCAAGATTACGGCTATTGGTATTGCCCTGACGGCCGCAGCCGCGAGCAGCAGTGCGCTTTCGAGCAGGTTGAGGTAAAACCCCAGGCTTTGGAATGGTTGTTTGCCTTGGCTTGTGGCTGGCGTTTTCATATCAGCGTCGACAATCTGGCGGGGCAGGGCGCAGCCAATCCGCAACTGTTTGCCAACCAGGTTGTTTGCCAGGCAACAGAGTATCTTGCACAGGATGATCCTGATGCCGGTGCGGGCGAATTTAAGAACACACCCCTGAGCGGCTTCTATAACAACATACCCTGCCGCGCAGCGGATTTTTTACACGCGCTAATGCGTTTTTATGGAACCGAGGGCTCGCTGACAGAGGCCTTGCAAAAAGATGCACGGCGAGTTGCGCCATTATGGGCGGCTGTCGGTTCTGACTCCCGGAATACCAAGGACACCGAAACTGTATGA
- the ccoP gene encoding cytochrome-c oxidase, cbb3-type subunit III has translation MTTFWSIWVTVIVLGTIFGCTWLLLSTRKSQTSDVETDRTMGHSFDGIEEYDNPLPKWWFYLFMSTIVFALGYLALYPGLGNFKGLLGWTSVNQWEAEVAEADALYGPIYAQYGKTAVPELAKVDDAKKLGQRLFANNCAVCHGSAARGQVGFPNLTDTDWLYGGSPEAILHTLNNGRMGVMPAKGVMPNMTDTQVDQVVNYVLSFSNRAKDPESVEAGKAVFMQACTACHGVDGKGMQALGAPNLTDNVWLYGSTFDWIRQTVIHGRQNQMPSQSGRLSQDQIQILAAYVYSMSN, from the coding sequence ATGACTACCTTTTGGAGCATCTGGGTCACTGTGATCGTGCTCGGTACTATTTTCGGTTGTACCTGGCTGCTGCTTTCGACTCGCAAAAGCCAGACCTCCGATGTGGAAACCGACCGTACTATGGGTCATTCCTTCGATGGCATCGAAGAATATGACAATCCGCTGCCGAAGTGGTGGTTCTATCTGTTCATGTCCACCATTGTATTCGCGCTGGGCTATCTGGCGCTCTACCCGGGCCTTGGTAACTTCAAGGGCCTGCTGGGCTGGACGTCTGTCAACCAGTGGGAAGCAGAAGTTGCCGAGGCCGATGCGCTTTACGGCCCGATCTACGCACAGTACGGCAAAACAGCGGTACCGGAGCTTGCCAAGGTAGACGACGCCAAGAAGCTTGGTCAACGTCTGTTCGCCAACAACTGCGCAGTGTGCCACGGTTCTGCCGCACGCGGCCAAGTGGGCTTTCCCAACCTGACCGACACTGACTGGCTATACGGTGGTTCACCGGAAGCTATTCTGCACACATTGAACAACGGTCGCATGGGCGTTATGCCGGCCAAAGGCGTGATGCCCAACATGACCGATACCCAAGTCGATCAGGTGGTCAACTACGTGTTGAGCTTTAGTAACCGTGCCAAAGATCCAGAATCTGTTGAAGCTGGAAAGGCCGTGTTCATGCAGGCCTGCACGGCGTGTCACGGTGTCGACGGTAAGGGCATGCAAGCCTTGGGTGCGCCTAACTTGACTGACAACGTATGGCTGTATGGTTCTACCTTCGACTGGATCCGTCAAACGGTCATCCACGGTCGGCAGAACCAAATGCCTTCACAAAGCGGTCGCTTGTCTCAAGATCAGATTCAGATTCTCGCCGCCTACGTTTACAGCATGTCGAACTGA
- a CDS encoding antibiotic biosynthesis monooxygenase, with translation MIRVLIERHIAESLEAAYETRSRKVLQNAVAAPGFISGEALSNRNDPNNRFILSNWRSVSHWDRWYRSKERKELMAELMPIMDREEIITILEQGGS, from the coding sequence ATGATCCGAGTATTAATTGAACGGCACATCGCCGAATCCCTGGAGGCAGCTTACGAAACCCGCTCGCGCAAGGTGTTGCAAAACGCGGTTGCGGCCCCGGGCTTTATATCCGGTGAAGCCTTAAGCAATCGAAACGATCCGAACAACCGCTTTATACTTTCGAATTGGCGCTCGGTCAGTCACTGGGACCGGTGGTACCGATCGAAAGAGCGCAAAGAGCTAATGGCGGAATTGATGCCGATTATGGATCGTGAAGAAATAATCACCATACTCGAGCAGGGCGGATCCTGA
- a CDS encoding cbb3-type cytochrome c oxidase subunit 3, with the protein MDANDLRGVHTLIIMAMFIGIIWWAFSAHRKKANEEASHLPFDDDEVAQRTLEREKTEKKQ; encoded by the coding sequence ATGGATGCTAACGACTTACGCGGTGTTCACACCCTTATTATAATGGCGATGTTTATCGGCATTATCTGGTGGGCGTTCAGCGCCCATCGCAAGAAGGCGAACGAAGAAGCATCGCACCTGCCGTTTGATGACGACGAGGTCGCACAGCGTACCCTTGAACGGGAAAAAACGGAGAAAAAACAATGA
- the ccoO gene encoding cytochrome-c oxidase, cbb3-type subunit II — MNHETVEKNLGLMIVLIILTISGGFLVEVVPLFFLKSVNTPIEGLEPLAALELEGRDIYIREGCHVCHTQQIRPFRAETERYGHYSVAGEFVYDRPFLWGSKRTGPDLARVGGRYSDAWQRQHLYNPRSVVPESNMPAFPWLFEDRVNHNGTAAKLTAMQTLGVPYTDEQIANAPAALEGKFEIEALLAYLQQLGTILPNKR, encoded by the coding sequence ATGAATCATGAAACAGTAGAAAAGAACCTTGGCTTGATGATCGTACTGATCATTCTGACCATCAGTGGCGGTTTTTTGGTGGAAGTCGTTCCGCTATTCTTTTTGAAGAGCGTCAACACACCCATCGAAGGTCTTGAACCTCTGGCAGCGCTTGAACTGGAAGGTCGTGACATCTACATCCGCGAAGGTTGTCATGTATGCCACACCCAACAGATCCGCCCGTTCCGTGCGGAAACCGAGCGCTATGGCCACTACTCCGTTGCGGGCGAGTTCGTTTACGACCGCCCGTTCCTGTGGGGTTCCAAACGTACCGGTCCGGATCTGGCCCGCGTTGGCGGCCGTTATTCCGATGCCTGGCAGCGCCAGCATCTGTATAACCCGCGCAGTGTGGTTCCCGAATCCAACATGCCAGCATTCCCCTGGCTGTTCGAAGATCGCGTCAATCATAACGGTACCGCAGCCAAATTGACGGCTATGCAAACCCTGGGTGTTCCCTACACCGACGAGCAGATCGCAAACGCTCCAGCCGCATTAGAGGGCAAGTTTGAGATCGAAGCTCTGCTTGCATACCTGCAGCAGCTGGGTACCATCCTTCCGAACAAACGGTGA
- the ccoG gene encoding cytochrome c oxidase accessory protein CcoG yields MSTKIPVQQIDPANEPSDKRKGSQSVDLYASRKKIYVKEIKGFFQRIRTFSLLALMGMYFLFAWLTLNGEPLIHFDLPAREFHMYGATFFPKDFFLLSGMLIISAFGLFFITTLFGRVWCGYTCPQTVWTFIFMWVEERIEGGRNKRMKLDKAPNSRSKVAKKTAKHVIWLLISLATGLTFVGYFYPIRELIVDLFTLHANGWAYFWVAFFTVATYLNAGWMREQVCLYMCPYARFQSVMFDPNTRIVSYDPNRGEPRGGRKKEVKPDEVGLGDCIDCGQCVQVCPTGIDIRDGLQYECIGCALCIDACDDIMDKMNYPRGLIRYTTENELEGRTSKLLRPRTFGYGFMLALMIGAIGYTVASRVPAQLDVLRDRGALFSFNGQGRIENSYTLKLANMSEATQTYTLSVSGMDDIQILTPTQITVTSGEKYSLPTVVDVPPESISQSNNDIVFKAESDDEIVLTLETESRFVGPTR; encoded by the coding sequence ATGAGCACCAAGATTCCGGTACAACAAATTGACCCGGCCAACGAGCCTTCAGACAAGAGGAAGGGGTCTCAATCTGTTGACCTTTACGCCAGTCGCAAAAAGATTTATGTCAAAGAAATAAAGGGCTTTTTCCAGCGTATTCGCACATTCAGCCTGCTGGCGTTGATGGGCATGTATTTTTTGTTCGCCTGGCTAACGCTGAACGGCGAGCCGTTGATTCACTTTGATCTGCCAGCCCGCGAATTCCACATGTACGGTGCTACCTTCTTCCCGAAAGATTTCTTTCTACTGTCAGGCATGCTGATCATCAGTGCTTTCGGTCTGTTTTTTATCACCACCCTTTTTGGTCGCGTATGGTGCGGTTACACCTGCCCGCAAACGGTATGGACCTTCATCTTTATGTGGGTGGAAGAACGCATCGAGGGTGGTCGCAACAAGCGTATGAAGCTCGACAAAGCGCCCAATTCCCGCTCAAAAGTCGCAAAGAAAACCGCCAAACATGTCATTTGGCTGCTAATTTCGCTGGCAACGGGTTTGACCTTCGTTGGCTATTTTTATCCAATTCGTGAGCTGATTGTCGATCTCTTTACCCTGCATGCCAATGGCTGGGCTTACTTCTGGGTCGCCTTTTTCACCGTTGCCACTTATCTTAACGCCGGCTGGATGCGCGAGCAGGTGTGCCTGTACATGTGCCCGTACGCCCGCTTCCAATCGGTTATGTTTGACCCCAATACCCGTATTGTGTCCTACGACCCTAACCGCGGCGAACCCCGTGGCGGCCGTAAGAAAGAAGTCAAACCTGATGAAGTCGGCCTGGGTGACTGCATCGACTGCGGCCAATGCGTTCAGGTGTGCCCGACCGGCATCGACATTCGTGACGGCCTGCAATACGAGTGTATCGGCTGCGCCCTGTGTATTGATGCCTGCGACGACATCATGGACAAGATGAACTACCCGCGCGGCCTGATTCGCTACACTACCGAAAACGAGCTGGAAGGAAGAACCTCTAAACTGCTGCGCCCGCGCACCTTCGGTTACGGCTTTATGCTGGCGCTGATGATCGGCGCTATTGGCTACACGGTAGCCAGCCGGGTTCCAGCGCAATTGGATGTACTGCGCGATCGTGGCGCACTGTTCAGCTTTAACGGCCAGGGCCGGATCGAAAATTCCTACACCCTGAAGTTGGCCAATATGTCTGAAGCAACGCAAACCTACACACTGAGCGTCAGTGGCATGGACGACATCCAGATTCTGACGCCGACCCAGATCACCGTTACAAGCGGCGAAAAATACTCGCTACCGACCGTGGTGGACGTTCCGCCAGAATCCATTAGCCAGAGCAACAACGATATTGTCTTCAAGGCCGAATCCGATGACGAAATTGTTCTGACGCTTGAAACTGAAAGCCGATTTGTCGGTCCAACGCGCTAA
- a CDS encoding DEAD/DEAH box helicase, which produces MTIDNNSTDSNPTSTADNDISSASDSPVIDSPTTDRSHTSDLRFSDLNLDHRLQQAIAAIGFEYCTPIQAETLPWTLACQDLIGQAQTGTGKTAAFLITAIQTMLETPIEDSKRFASEPRVLALAPTRELAMQIAKDAEQLCAHTGHKVVTVVGGMHYDKQRDQLQNEVVDILVATPGRLIDFLGSQDVFLDQIDILILDEADRMLDMGFIPDVKRIIRKCTPKEDRQTLLFSATFNQDVLNLASMWTQSAEFVEIEPEQKTAERVEQTVYLVGDDEKLQVLVNYLKRPEVDKALVFANRRDQCRDLEEDLRNQGVSVSLMSGEIAQAKRLKTLEQFKAGSIQVLVATDVAGRGIHVNGVTHVFNYNLPDNAEDYVHRIGRTGRAGSTGVSISFAGEDDSFALPAIEKYIGQKLANEVPDEALMVPMDNAPIARKRGRRPQGTRPTGNRSSGNRSGNSRPRRS; this is translated from the coding sequence ATGACCATTGATAATAATTCTACTGACAGCAACCCGACGTCTACTGCTGATAACGACATCTCCAGTGCTAGTGACAGTCCCGTTATTGACAGCCCTACTACCGATCGCAGCCACACCTCTGATTTGCGCTTTAGTGATCTGAATCTGGATCACCGCCTGCAGCAGGCCATTGCCGCCATAGGCTTTGAATACTGCACTCCGATACAGGCCGAAACCCTGCCTTGGACCCTGGCCTGCCAGGATCTGATCGGCCAGGCCCAGACCGGCACCGGCAAAACCGCAGCGTTTCTGATTACCGCGATCCAGACCATGCTGGAAACCCCGATTGAAGACAGCAAGCGCTTTGCCTCGGAGCCGCGGGTTCTGGCGCTGGCGCCCACCCGCGAGTTGGCGATGCAGATCGCCAAAGACGCCGAGCAGTTGTGTGCCCATACCGGCCATAAAGTTGTGACCGTGGTTGGCGGAATGCACTATGACAAGCAGCGTGATCAGTTACAGAACGAAGTCGTGGATATTCTGGTGGCAACGCCAGGCCGGCTGATCGATTTTCTGGGCTCTCAGGACGTGTTTCTCGACCAGATCGATATTTTGATTCTTGACGAAGCCGACCGCATGCTCGACATGGGTTTTATTCCGGATGTTAAACGCATTATCCGCAAGTGCACGCCGAAGGAAGATCGCCAAACGCTGCTGTTTAGCGCGACGTTCAACCAGGATGTACTGAATCTTGCGTCTATGTGGACCCAAAGCGCCGAGTTTGTGGAAATTGAGCCGGAGCAAAAAACCGCCGAGCGGGTTGAGCAGACCGTGTACCTGGTCGGCGATGATGAAAAACTGCAGGTGCTGGTGAATTATCTGAAGCGCCCGGAAGTGGACAAGGCACTGGTGTTCGCCAATCGCCGTGACCAGTGCCGTGATTTGGAAGAAGACCTGCGCAACCAGGGGGTGTCTGTTTCGCTGATGTCTGGCGAGATTGCCCAGGCTAAACGCCTGAAAACCCTTGAGCAGTTCAAAGCCGGCAGCATTCAAGTGTTAGTGGCAACAGACGTTGCAGGCCGTGGTATTCACGTTAACGGCGTAACTCATGTGTTCAACTATAATCTGCCCGATAACGCCGAAGATTACGTACACCGTATCGGTCGCACCGGTCGTGCCGGCAGCACCGGCGTGTCTATCAGCTTTGCCGGCGAAGACGATTCCTTCGCCCTGCCGGCGATTGAAAAGTACATCGGTCAGAAGCTTGCCAACGAGGTGCCGGACGAAGCGTTGATGGTGCCGATGGATAACGCCCCTATCGCCCGCAAGCGCGGTCGTCGGCCACAGGGCACGCGCCCGACTGGTAACCGTAGCAGTGGCAACCGCAGCGGCAATAGCCGGCCGCGCAGAAGCTGA
- a CDS encoding alpha/beta family hydrolase — MNENTWLPSVGFYNTPKIAMVIAHGAGAPADSDYMEQLVIALSDVGVSSVRFEFPFMQQHRFDGRKRPPGRQPGLLDSFVQALKRAKDELPQDCFVMAGGKSMGGRMASLLAQPANISKSSDSSFNSNLLASNLMDAVVCYGYPFHPPGKLDRWRTEHLAHITCPLLIVQGTRDPFGKPAELVIQSAALANCELRWLEGGNHDFQPFARQPETQNDLIRQAAQLTRQFANRIIAER; from the coding sequence ATGAACGAAAATACATGGTTGCCTAGTGTTGGTTTTTACAATACCCCTAAGATTGCTATGGTTATTGCCCACGGTGCCGGAGCGCCGGCGGATTCTGACTATATGGAACAACTGGTTATCGCACTGAGTGACGTAGGTGTTTCTAGCGTGAGATTCGAGTTCCCTTTCATGCAACAGCACCGCTTTGACGGACGTAAACGCCCGCCCGGTCGGCAACCGGGCTTGCTAGACAGCTTCGTTCAGGCGCTCAAGCGTGCAAAAGACGAGCTGCCGCAGGATTGCTTTGTGATGGCAGGTGGAAAATCCATGGGCGGGCGTATGGCCAGCTTACTGGCTCAACCTGCCAATATAAGTAAAAGTTCGGACTCGAGTTTTAATAGCAACCTTTTAGCGAGCAACTTGATGGATGCGGTGGTCTGTTACGGCTACCCGTTTCATCCGCCGGGCAAGCTTGACCGCTGGCGCACTGAGCACTTGGCGCACATTACCTGTCCGCTGCTAATTGTTCAGGGTACCCGCGACCCGTTCGGCAAACCGGCAGAGCTTGTAATTCAAAGCGCCGCTCTGGCCAACTGCGAGTTGCGTTGGCTGGAGGGTGGCAATCATGACTTCCAGCCCTTCGCGCGCCAGCCAGAAACCCAGAACGATTTAATTCGCCAGGCTGCGCAATTGACTCGGCAATTCGCAAACAGGATCATCGCTGAACGCTGA